Proteins found in one Arachis stenosperma cultivar V10309 chromosome 8, arast.V10309.gnm1.PFL2, whole genome shotgun sequence genomic segment:
- the LOC130946457 gene encoding glutamyl-tRNA reductase 1, chloroplastic-like produces the protein MSASTALSASKLETLLPSMPSPSSFSSISSTNLSVICKNRSTSLQRGVIRCDAVSPDAFVKINNGASDASSSSGTLSALEQLKTSSVDRYTKERSSIVVIGLSVHTAPVEMREKLAIPEAEWPRAITELCSLNHIEEAAILSTCNRMEIYVVALSQHRGVKEVMEWMSKKSSIPVSELRQHRFLLYNNDATQHLFEVSAGLDSLVLGEGQILAQVKQVVKVGQGVNGFGRNISGLFKHAIAVGKRVRTETNIAAGAVSVSSAAVELAFLKLPQASHANARMLVIGAGKMGKLVIKHLVSKGCTKMVVVNRTEERVAAIREELDGVEIIYKSLSDMLTSAGEADVVFTSTSSENPLFLKDHVVDLPPASKDVGGRRLFIDISVPRNVGPCVSDLESVRVYNVDDLKEVVAANKEDRIKKAMEAQTIIAEESKQFEAWLDSLETVPTIKKLRAYAERIRLAELEKCLGKLGDDIPKKTRRAVDDLSRGIVNKLLHGPMQHLRCDGNDNRTLSETLENMHALNRMFDLDTEISVLEQKIRIKMEQNQK, from the exons ATGTCTGCTTCAACAGCTCTCTCAGCCTCCAAGTTGGAGACTTTACTGCCTTCAATGCCATcaccatcatcattctcatcgATTTCTAGCACCAATTTATCGGTAATTTGCAAGAACAGAAGTACCTCTCTTCAGAGAGGAGTGATTCGCTGCGACGCGGTCTCACCTGATGCATTTGTGAAGATCAATAATGGTGCGAGCGATGCTAGCAGTAGCAGTGGCACCCTCTCTGCTCTAGAGCAGCTCAAGACTTCTTCTGTTGATA GGTATACAAAGGAAAGGAGCAGCATTGTGGTTATAGGGCTCAGTGTGCACACTGCACCTGTGGAAATGCGTGAAAAACTTGCCATTCCAGAAGCAGAATGGCCTAGAGCCATCACAGAGCTATGTAGTCTAAATCATATTGAAGAAGCAGCTATTTTAAGCACCTGCAATCGAATGGAGATATATGTTGTTGCTTTGTCCCAACACCGAGGTGTCAAAGAAGTCATGGAATGGATGTCTAAA AAAAGCTCGATTCCTGTTTCAGAGCTTCGCCAACATAGGTTTTTGCTTTACAACAATGATGCGACACAACATCTTTTTGAAGTTTCAGCTGGTCTTGACTCTCTTGTATTGGGAGAAGGTCAAATCCTTGCTCAGGTTAAGCAAGTTGTCAAAGTTGGACAAGGAGTTAATGGCTTTGGGAGAAATATTAGTGGGCTATTCAAACATGCAATTGCTGTTGGAAAGAGGGTTAGAACTGAGACCAATATTGCTGCTGGAGCCGTTTCTGTAAGCTCGGCTGCTGTTGAACTAGCATTTTTGAAGCTACCTCAGGCCTCACATGCTAATGCGAGGATGTTGGTTATTGGTGCTGGTAAGATGGGAAAGCTTGTAATAAAACATTTGGTTTCGAAAGGTTGCACAAAGATGGTTGTTGTCAATAGAACTGAGGAGAGGGTGGCTGCAATACGTGAAGAATTGGATGGTGTTGAGATAATATACAAATCCCTATCCGATATGCTCACCTCTGCTGGCGAAGCAGATGTTGTTTTCACCAGCACATCATCAGAAAACccattatttttaaaagatcatGTTGTGGACCTTCCTCCAGCAAGTAAAGATGTTGGAGGCCGACGCCTTTTCATAGATATTTCTGTTCCTAGAAATGTGGGTCCATGTGTCTCAGATCTTGAGTCTGTACGAGTTTATAACGTCGATGACCTCAAAGAGGTTGTGGCTGCCAATAAGGAGGATAGAATAAAAAAAGCAATGGAAGCTCAGACAATCATTGCAGAAGAATCAAAACAATTCGAGGCCTGGTTGGACTCACTAGAAACTGTCCCCACCATTAAGAAATTGAGGGCTTACGCCGAAAGAATCAGGCTTGCCGAGCTTGAGAAATGCTTAGGTAAGTTGGGTGATGACATCCCAAAGAAGACACGGAGAGCTGTCGACGATCTTAGCCGAGGCATAGTGAATAAGTTGCTTCATGGTCCAATGCAGCACTTGAGGTGTGATGGGAATGACAACCGAACTCTAAGTGAAACCCTGGAGAACATGCATGCCTTGAACAGAATGTTTGATCTGGACACTGAAATTTCTGTTTTGGAGCAAAAAATTCGAATAAAGATGGAACAAAACCAGAAGTGA
- the LOC130945513 gene encoding uncharacterized protein At1g10890-like, which translates to MKNVNEVRELDKVGENGEDSSKIPRKYKEKGGPSMRRIDSTKRGVWAFINQRSNRNRQQIKSGPTEEERNLTIGQILKEFNKNMAEEKRKKNTEREVEEEAQNRNNMDIDGLIRQYKPNEKESKQRSKQLVIESDGGFYYVELAEEEEKIEQKNGKAIVLAREYETELVQIMEEKLKLKRRREEDQHEQIGNFLKEEEEATQL; encoded by the coding sequence AAGATTCCTAGGAAGTATAAAGAGAAAGGTGGGCCAAGCATGAGAAGAATAGACAGCACAAAAAGAGGGGTATGGGCTTTCATCAACCAAAGGTCCAATAGAAATAGACAACAAATTAAAAGTGGACCAACTGAAGAAGAAAGGAACCTCACTATTGGACAAATATTGAAGGAGTTCAACAAAAACATGGCCgaagaaaaaaggaagaaaaacacagaaagagaagttgaagaggAGGCCCAAAATAGAAATAACATGGACATTGATGGGTTAATCAGACAGTATAAACCAAACGAGAAAGAGTCAAAACAGAGGAGCAAGCAACTAGTCATAGAGAGCGATGGAGGCTTCTATTATGTAGAACtagcagaagaagaagagaaaatagagcAGAAAAATGGCAAAGCAATTGTATTGGCCAGAGAATACGAAACAGAACTTGTTCAAATAATGGAGGAAAAGTTGAAGCTtaaaagaagaagggaagaggaCCAACATGAGCAGATTGGAAATTTTCtaaaggaggaagaggaagctaCGCAGTTGTAG